The Seleniivibrio woodruffii genome window below encodes:
- a CDS encoding catalase — translation MSKKEDKHLTTAAGVPVADNQNVATAGKRGPMLLQDIWFLEKLAHFDREVIPERRMHAKGSGAFGTFTVTHDITGYTKAKIFSEIGKKTDLFVRFSTVAGERGAADAERDIRGFAIKFYTEEGNWDLVGNNTPVFFLRDPLKFPDLNHAVKRDPRTNMRSAQNNWDFWTSLPEALHQVTITMSDRGIPRSYRHMHGFGSHTFSFINAENKRTWVKFHLVTQQGIQNLTDEEAEKVIGKCRESHQRNLLESIDKGDFPRWKMFVQLMTEEQAAKLPYNPFDLTKVWFKKDAPLIEVGVLELNKNPENYFADVEQAAFNPANIVPGISFSPDRMLQGRLFSYGDTQRYRLGVNHHSIPVNAPRCPFHSYHRDGQMRVDGNKGSTLAYEPNSYGEWKDQWQLKEPPLALDGPAYQYDFREDDDDYYTQPGLLFRLMSPAQQKVLCENTARAMGDAPEMIKIRHIGNCLKADPAYGKGVADAMGISLDKVK, via the coding sequence ATGAGTAAGAAAGAGGATAAGCATCTCACCACAGCGGCGGGAGTTCCCGTTGCGGACAACCAGAACGTGGCGACAGCCGGAAAAAGAGGCCCGATGCTCCTTCAGGACATATGGTTTCTTGAAAAACTCGCCCATTTCGACAGAGAGGTCATCCCCGAAAGAAGGATGCACGCAAAAGGCTCCGGAGCCTTCGGAACCTTCACCGTAACCCATGACATAACCGGATATACAAAAGCTAAGATATTCTCCGAAATAGGAAAAAAGACCGATCTGTTTGTGCGTTTCTCAACTGTGGCAGGTGAAAGGGGAGCGGCGGACGCCGAGAGGGATATCAGAGGCTTTGCCATAAAGTTTTATACCGAAGAGGGAAACTGGGACCTTGTGGGAAACAACACTCCGGTGTTCTTCCTGCGTGATCCGCTGAAGTTTCCCGACCTCAACCATGCGGTAAAGCGCGACCCCAGAACAAACATGCGCAGTGCCCAGAACAACTGGGACTTCTGGACATCACTCCCCGAAGCTCTCCATCAGGTTACAATAACTATGAGCGACAGAGGAATCCCTAGATCATACAGACACATGCACGGATTCGGAAGCCATACGTTCAGCTTTATCAACGCAGAGAACAAGCGCACATGGGTAAAATTCCACTTAGTGACCCAGCAGGGCATTCAGAATCTTACGGATGAAGAGGCGGAAAAGGTCATCGGCAAGTGCCGTGAGAGCCACCAGAGAAACCTGCTTGAGAGCATAGACAAGGGCGATTTCCCCAGATGGAAAATGTTCGTTCAGCTTATGACCGAGGAGCAGGCGGCAAAACTGCCTTACAACCCCTTCGACCTCACAAAGGTATGGTTCAAAAAGGACGCTCCCCTCATAGAGGTAGGTGTTCTGGAGCTTAACAAGAACCCCGAAAACTATTTCGCCGACGTTGAGCAGGCGGCGTTCAACCCTGCAAACATCGTTCCAGGCATCAGCTTCTCGCCCGACAGAATGCTTCAGGGCAGGCTGTTCTCATACGGAGATACCCAGAGATACAGACTCGGTGTCAACCACCACTCCATCCCCGTTAACGCTCCCCGCTGTCCTTTCCACAGCTACCACAGGGACGGCCAGATGCGTGTTGACGGAAATAAAGGCTCGACCCTTGCCTATGAGCCGAACAGCTACGGCGAGTGGAAGGACCAGTGGCAGTTGAAAGAGCCGCCTCTGGCTCTGGACGGCCCCGCATATCAGTACGATTTCCGTGAGGATGACGACGATTACTACACTCAGCCCGGTCTCCTCTTCCGTCTGATGTCACCCGCTCAGCAGAAGGTTCTTTGCGAGAACACCGCAAGAGCCATGGGCGACGCTCCTGAGATGATAAAGATCCGCCACATAGGCAACTGTCTGAAGGCTGATCCGGCATACGGCAAGGGAGTTGCGGATGCCATGGGCATTTCCCTTGATAAAGTGAAGTAA
- a CDS encoding YbaN family protein: MKKNLFMALGVFFTLLAVIGIIVPVLPTTPFLLVASFCFVRSSEKMNNWLINHRIFGAYIGTYMKYRAVRKDMKIRAVLLLWGSLLLSALLVRNLHVIFVLLVVGMGVTAYILSLKTMTAEMEREAALLTSGTGSVE, encoded by the coding sequence TTGAAAAAGAATTTGTTTATGGCGCTGGGGGTGTTTTTCACTCTGCTGGCCGTCATAGGAATAATTGTACCTGTTCTGCCCACCACACCTTTTCTGCTTGTAGCCTCGTTCTGTTTTGTCCGCAGTTCTGAAAAGATGAACAACTGGCTTATAAATCATAGAATATTCGGTGCATACATCGGAACCTACATGAAATATCGTGCTGTGCGCAAGGATATGAAGATAAGGGCGGTTCTTTTGCTCTGGGGATCACTTCTGCTTTCAGCTCTTCTGGTGCGCAACCTCCACGTTATCTTTGTTCTGCTTGTTGTGGGCATGGGGGTGACAGCCTATATTCTGTCGCTTAAAACCATGACAGCGGAGATGGAGAGGGAAGCGGCCCTGTTGACATCCGGCACGGGCAGTGTAGAATAG
- a CDS encoding DNA-3-methyladenine glycosylase I, whose translation MSDNKVRCSWCEGKDFYEKYHDEEWGVPVRDDRTHFEFLILEGAQAGLSWETILKKREGYRKAFKNFDPKLVAEMTDEELEALILNPEIIRNRLKIFAARKNARVFLKIQEEFGSFDAYVWRFVGGKPIINKLGSMSDAVATSPESDALSKDLKKRGMTFVGSTIIYAHMQATGLVNDHFTDCFRHAELS comes from the coding sequence ATGTCTGATAATAAAGTGCGCTGCAGCTGGTGTGAGGGAAAGGATTTTTATGAGAAGTATCATGACGAGGAGTGGGGCGTGCCCGTTCGGGACGACAGAACCCATTTCGAGTTCCTTATCCTCGAAGGTGCGCAGGCGGGCTTAAGCTGGGAGACCATCCTGAAAAAAAGGGAAGGCTACCGCAAGGCGTTTAAGAATTTCGACCCGAAACTGGTGGCCGAAATGACGGACGAAGAGCTTGAAGCACTGATACTTAACCCCGAGATAATCCGCAACAGACTTAAAATATTCGCCGCAAGGAAGAATGCCCGTGTTTTTCTGAAGATTCAGGAAGAGTTCGGCAGTTTCGATGCCTACGTCTGGCGTTTTGTAGGCGGCAAACCCATCATAAATAAACTCGGATCAATGTCCGATGCGGTGGCCACTTCACCGGAGTCGGACGCCCTTTCCAAAGATCTGAAAAAACGGGGAATGACATTTGTCGGTTCCACCATAATCTATGCCCATATGCAGGCAACAGGACTGGTGAATGACCATTTCACCGACTGCTTCAGGCACGCAGAACTTTCATAA
- a CDS encoding methyl-accepting chemotaxis protein has protein sequence MSLKLKIILTALAVFLAIVSTLVLRSYFYTQSAAVENIEIQQINRSDEVAALMGLWAESKKAAITAEAKRLKAKGDAFNAEPEKNIEDYALVAEANAFDLVYFGSEQDGSFWMSKQSQLPEGYDPRVRPWYQMGKSKTGTQFTEPYVDMITGGLVVSIIEGISINGDFAGVLGSDVPLKSIIDKVMNVGSGDKGRPFVTDSAGKILIHDDSGLVLKKSIGELDPSLSNLMNEVEKNDSGVFHYSLEGKNMLLAYSKVPELGWVSFVTADEASVLAPAKKEAFNLTFLSLIPVLFGIALFWYLVSRQLKPIDTLIQRLRDIAEGEADLTKTLDDSRTDELGDVARLFNRFIGRVKDIMESVSDLSHNMTKSISELSTTVSDISRGMHNQTDETNSLATAVEEMNQTISQIAESANETSVQANATIKSAEGSKMSVTDTVSKMQQIAENVRESAEVITRLGESSAQIGDIINVINDIADQTNLLALNAAIEAARAGEAGRGFAVVADEVRKLAERTQSATKEISDMISMLQTESKNAVVKVESGVGQVEAGTRSADSAEKSISLIVEQTTVATDMVNQIASAAEEQAATTTEIAKNVEKINNIAEVNNRELAEITDFARQIHTDAEDLLRTINQFRIR, from the coding sequence ATGAGTTTGAAGTTAAAAATCATTCTGACGGCACTGGCAGTGTTCCTTGCCATCGTCTCGACCCTTGTTCTAAGGTCATATTTTTACACCCAGTCGGCGGCTGTTGAAAATATCGAAATCCAGCAGATAAACCGCAGTGATGAGGTTGCGGCTCTTATGGGGCTTTGGGCCGAGTCGAAAAAAGCGGCCATCACAGCAGAAGCCAAAAGGCTGAAAGCAAAGGGCGACGCTTTTAATGCCGAACCCGAAAAGAACATAGAGGACTATGCGCTTGTGGCAGAGGCCAACGCATTCGACCTGGTATATTTCGGAAGCGAGCAGGACGGCAGTTTCTGGATGTCCAAGCAGTCACAGCTTCCGGAAGGTTATGACCCCAGGGTCAGACCATGGTATCAGATGGGAAAATCCAAGACCGGAACACAGTTCACCGAACCCTATGTTGACATGATAACAGGCGGACTGGTGGTCTCGATCATCGAAGGGATAAGCATAAACGGAGATTTTGCGGGTGTCCTCGGTTCGGATGTTCCGCTTAAATCTATAATAGATAAAGTAATGAACGTCGGCTCCGGCGACAAGGGAAGACCCTTTGTAACCGACAGCGCAGGAAAAATACTGATACACGACGACAGCGGCCTTGTTCTTAAAAAGAGCATAGGGGAGCTTGATCCCAGCCTTTCAAACCTTATGAATGAGGTTGAAAAGAACGACAGCGGTGTTTTCCACTATTCACTGGAAGGTAAAAACATGCTGCTGGCATATTCAAAAGTTCCCGAGCTTGGCTGGGTCTCTTTTGTGACCGCCGATGAAGCGTCTGTGCTTGCTCCGGCAAAAAAGGAGGCGTTCAATCTTACGTTCCTTTCACTTATTCCCGTTTTATTCGGCATAGCTTTGTTCTGGTATCTTGTGTCCAGACAGCTTAAGCCCATCGACACCCTCATTCAGCGACTGAGAGACATTGCAGAGGGCGAAGCCGATCTTACGAAAACTCTGGACGACTCACGAACAGACGAACTGGGCGATGTTGCCAGACTTTTCAACAGGTTCATAGGCCGTGTTAAAGACATTATGGAGTCAGTTTCGGATCTGTCCCACAATATGACAAAATCAATATCCGAGCTTTCAACTACCGTCAGCGATATATCCAGAGGAATGCACAACCAGACGGACGAGACAAACAGCCTCGCAACCGCCGTTGAAGAGATGAACCAGACCATCAGCCAGATAGCCGAAAGCGCAAACGAGACTTCGGTTCAGGCGAACGCTACAATAAAAAGTGCCGAAGGCAGCAAGATGTCTGTCACCGACACGGTGTCAAAAATGCAGCAGATAGCGGAAAACGTCCGTGAATCCGCAGAGGTAATCACCAGACTGGGTGAATCTTCGGCTCAGATCGGCGACATCATAAACGTTATCAACGATATTGCAGACCAGACAAACCTGCTGGCGCTTAATGCGGCCATCGAGGCGGCAAGAGCCGGAGAAGCGGGAAGGGGATTTGCGGTTGTTGCAGACGAGGTTCGTAAGCTTGCGGAACGCACTCAGTCGGCCACAAAAGAGATATCCGACATGATATCAATGCTCCAGACCGAATCCAAGAATGCTGTTGTAAAGGTTGAGAGCGGGGTTGGGCAGGTTGAGGCCGGAACCAGATCGGCAGATTCAGCTGAAAAGTCAATAAGCCTGATCGTTGAGCAGACAACAGTGGCAACTGACATGGTAAACCAGATAGCCTCCGCTGCAGAAGAGCAGGCGGCAACAACAACAGAGATAGCCAAGAACGTTGAGAAGATAAACAATATCGCAGAAGTGAACAACAGGGAGCTTGCTGAGATAACGGATTTTGCAAGGCAGATTCATACCGATGCCGAGGATCTGCTTAGAACCATCAATCAGTTCCGAATCAGATAA
- a CDS encoding triphosphoribosyl-dephospho-CoA synthase translates to MHTLTSLQKRTAFSRDFRNLAESLTMGALRELELTPKPGLVDRLDNGSHPDLSYELMELSVMLLPRYYEELALCLYDGGSISELRAVGMAAEKRMMQKCQSNTHKGFIFLSGLVLLSHIVFEDIRTGISELSEEFFSNPLPESNGSSVRRNFHTGGIKLECLEGLPSVFEAGIPALNRRPDNPHYALACIMERADDSTSIHRCGMEGLKIVRRDGAELKKLIEEGEPAEKWLAARNEYYRSINLTMGGCADLLALSFALKDFNRSQ, encoded by the coding sequence ATGCATACCCTGACATCATTGCAGAAACGCACCGCCTTCTCACGGGATTTCAGGAATCTTGCTGAATCTCTGACAATGGGAGCCCTGAGGGAACTGGAGCTGACGCCGAAGCCCGGTCTGGTTGACAGGCTTGACAACGGTTCCCATCCCGATCTGTCATACGAGCTGATGGAGCTTTCCGTAATGCTTCTGCCAAGATATTACGAGGAGCTGGCTCTCTGTCTGTATGACGGCGGAAGCATAAGCGAACTTCGTGCCGTTGGCATGGCCGCCGAAAAGCGGATGATGCAGAAATGCCAGAGCAACACCCACAAGGGTTTTATATTCTTAAGCGGACTGGTTCTGCTGTCCCATATAGTCTTTGAGGATATTCGGACAGGTATCTCCGAGCTTTCTGAGGAATTTTTCTCAAACCCTCTGCCCGAATCCAACGGTTCTTCTGTCAGACGCAACTTTCACACGGGCGGCATAAAGCTTGAGTGTCTGGAAGGGCTGCCGTCTGTTTTTGAAGCCGGCATCCCCGCACTGAACCGGAGACCCGATAATCCCCACTATGCCCTTGCATGCATAATGGAGCGTGCGGACGATTCCACATCGATACACAGATGCGGCATGGAAGGACTCAAAATCGTACGGAGAGACGGAGCTGAGCTGAAAAAGCTGATAGAAGAGGGCGAACCCGCTGAAAAATGGCTTGCGGCCAGAAACGAATATTACAGATCTATAAACCTTACGATGGGCGGCTGTGCCGATCTTCTGGCACTGAGCTTTGCCCTGAAGGACTTCAATAGATCACAATAA
- a CDS encoding citrate lyase holo-[acyl-carrier protein] synthase, protein MRSEELRNSILNAREQRWETLSRLTGSYRDGCVITIVCNAAGEEKDTPAMRRLIACAEECMAKDADALTIGAYGDAAGYIVFMHSPLDAKSAKSAAVALETKHERNRLLDIDIYNTDGQAADRASMGIPPRRCLLCNEPAADCIRTQRHAYPDIIAETHRLLTGFQESC, encoded by the coding sequence ATGCGGTCAGAAGAGTTAAGGAATAGCATACTGAATGCCCGTGAGCAGCGATGGGAGACCCTGTCCCGTCTTACGGGCTCATATCGGGACGGGTGCGTCATAACCATCGTCTGCAATGCGGCGGGCGAAGAGAAGGACACTCCCGCCATGCGCAGGCTCATAGCTTGTGCCGAAGAATGCATGGCAAAAGATGCTGATGCTCTGACCATAGGCGCATACGGCGATGCGGCGGGCTATATCGTTTTCATGCATTCACCGCTGGACGCAAAGAGTGCAAAATCAGCCGCCGTGGCTCTCGAAACCAAACACGAACGGAACAGACTGCTGGACATAGACATTTACAATACCGACGGACAGGCCGCCGACAGAGCATCAATGGGCATACCGCCCCGCAGATGCCTGCTCTGCAACGAACCTGCCGCCGACTGCATAAGGACGCAAAGACATGCATACCCTGACATCATTGCAGAAACGCACCGCCTTCTCACGGGATTTCAGGAATCTTGCTGA